In Quercus lobata isolate SW786 chromosome 12, ValleyOak3.0 Primary Assembly, whole genome shotgun sequence, a genomic segment contains:
- the LOC115971824 gene encoding phosphatidylinositol glycan anchor biosynthesis class U protein — protein MEGKEQSKKKESWYWNWLIGSVALRVILVYFSNNLNLASRPEISTPLTSLRRLAEGYWLKQSSMSPYAGSMYHGSPLLLSLLGPLTAKRIEGQPDHILCSLVFVIADVVSAMFIRATGRNLQIAYSQSLKFLDLVKLSEKSDILPSGDIAALVYLWNPFTIVACVGLSTSPVENLAIILSLYGACRRIAPLAAFGWVMATHLSLYPVILIIPMILLLGYGPDTPPRKLFLQKKYVEVGDTPSNDRCLQEEAVDQPELPYVFSWRPVIHFLFWTSLWLVYVLVLCGVSVKQYGGLWELFKRTYGFMLTVQDLSPNMGVLWYFFAEVFDFFRNFFLIVFHGNILFMILPLAIRLKHRPFFLAFVYIVISSMLKSYPSVGDSALYLGLLGLFVNELADMKFSFFLFCGYIGVSLLSPVMHNLWIWRGTGNANFYFATAMAYACLQIILVVESVSAMLNHDRKLRKLSATKVLDGKT, from the exons ATGGAAGGTAAAGAGCAAAGCAAGAAGAAGGAGTCATGGTATTGGAATTGGTTGATAGGGTCAGTAGCATTGAGAGTAATACTCGTTTACTTTTCCAATAACCTCAATCTCGCTTCTCGCCCCGAAATCTCCACTCCGCTCACCAGCCTTCGCCGcc tGGCCGAGGGTTACTGGTTGAAGCAGTCATCAATGTCTCCCTACGCAG GATCTATGTACCATGGTTCTCCATTGCTACTCTCACTTCTTGGCCCACTCACTGCCAAAAG AATTGAAGGGCAACCTGATCATATTTTGTGCAG TTTGGTTTTCGTGATTGCAGATGTTGTGAGTGCCATGTTCATTCGTGCTACTGGTCGGAATCTTCAGATTGCTTATAGTCAGAGTTTGAAATTTCTAGACCTTGTTAAATTATCGGAAAAGTCAG ATATCCTTCCTTCTGGAGATATTGCTGCTCTTGTCTACTTATGGAATCCTTTCACAATAGTTGCATGTGTCGGTTTGTCCACATCCCCAGTTGAGAACCTGGCCATCATTTTGTCCCTTTATGGAGCATGCAGAC GAATAGCTCCTTTGGCAGCTTTTGGATGGGTCATGGCGACACATCTGTCCCTGTATCCTGTGATTCTGATTATTCCG ATGATTCTTTTATTAGGATATGGTCCAGATACTCCCCCTAGGAAATTGTTCctgcaaaaaaaatatgttgaagTTGGAGATACTCCCTCAAATGATAGATGTCTGCAAGAGGAAGCAGTTGATCAACCTGAACTCCCATATGTTTTCTCATGGAGACCAGTGATACATTTCTTATTCTGGACTTCTTTGTGGTTGGTCTATGTGTTAGTTCTATGTGGTGTATCTGTTAAACAGTACGGTGGTCTCTGGGAGTTGTTTAAAAG AACGTATGGTTTCATGCTCACCGTGCAAGATCTATCTCCTAATATGGGTGTCTTATG GTATTTCTTTGCagaagtttttgactttttcagAAATTTCTTTCTGATAGTTTTCCATGGGAATATTCTATTTATGATACTGCCATTAGCCATACGGCTGAAACACCGCCCATTCTTTCTAGCTTTTGTGTACATTGTGATCTCCTCGATGCTTAAGTCTTATCCTTCT GTTGGAGATTCAGCTCTGTACTTGGGACTGTTGGGGTTGTTTGTTAATGAACTTGCAG ATATGAAATTCTCTTTCTTCCTGTTCTGTGGTTACATCGGGGTTTCTCTCCTTAGCCCTGTGATGCACAACCTATGGATCTGGAGG GGCACTGGCAATGCGAACTTCTACTTTGCAACTGCAATGGCTTATGCTTGCTTGCAG ATTATTTTGGTGGTCGAGAGTGTAAGTGCCATGCTCAATCACGACAGGAAGCTGAGAAAGCTATCCGCCACAAAGGTGTTGGATGGTAAAACTTAA